Proteins encoded together in one Streptomyces umbrinus window:
- a CDS encoding sulfotransferase family protein, protein MNLMRSLNRALSATTGLQVRRAAAVAPPGPKKAAAKPGKRPTPVYRCPAPVDLATDRLLREPVFIMSPVRSGSTLLRMLLNAHSRFHSPHELHIRRLEVDFGSRLSQRAMSALDLERGDLEHLLWDRVMHRELVRSGKDFIVEKTPSNAFVYRRIRDCWPDARFVFLLRHPVSIARSWHEGDPGKRTFDEAAADALRYMRAVDNARKGITGGHTLRYEDITAGPEKEMRRLCAFLDVDFEPSMLDYGRKDDTQVVKGLGDWRDKIRTGRVQSGRALPAEDEIPEILRPMCEAWGYTS, encoded by the coding sequence ATGAATCTGATGCGCAGTCTGAACCGGGCGCTCTCCGCCACCACCGGCCTCCAGGTGCGTAGGGCCGCCGCCGTCGCACCTCCGGGGCCGAAGAAGGCGGCGGCGAAACCCGGGAAGCGGCCCACGCCGGTGTACCGATGTCCCGCGCCCGTGGATCTCGCGACGGACCGGCTGCTGCGGGAGCCGGTCTTCATCATGTCGCCGGTGCGCTCCGGCTCGACCCTGCTGCGGATGCTCCTGAACGCGCACTCACGGTTCCACTCCCCGCACGAGCTGCACATCCGCCGCCTGGAGGTCGACTTCGGCAGCAGGCTGTCCCAGCGCGCGATGAGCGCCCTCGACCTGGAGCGCGGCGATCTGGAGCATCTGCTCTGGGACCGGGTCATGCACCGCGAACTGGTCAGGTCCGGCAAGGACTTCATCGTCGAGAAGACGCCGAGCAACGCGTTCGTGTACCGGCGCATCCGGGACTGCTGGCCCGACGCCCGCTTCGTCTTCCTGCTCCGCCACCCGGTGTCCATCGCCCGGTCCTGGCACGAGGGAGACCCCGGCAAGCGGACCTTCGACGAGGCCGCCGCCGACGCACTGCGCTACATGCGGGCCGTCGACAACGCCCGCAAGGGGATCACCGGCGGCCACACCCTGCGCTACGAGGACATCACCGCCGGCCCCGAGAAGGAGATGCGCCGGCTCTGCGCCTTCCTGGACGTGGACTTCGAGCCATCGATGCTCGACTACGGCAGGAAGGACGACACGCAGGTCGTGAAGGGCCTCGGCGACTGGCGGGACAAGATCCGCACCGGCCGGGTGCAGAGCGGCCGGGCACTGCCCGCCGAGGACGAGATACCGGAGATCCTGCGACCGATGTGCGAGGCCTGGGGCTACACCTCGTGA